The DNA region CGGCACAAACACTGACCAGAGCGACCTGGAGAGCACCGTGTAGCTGAGTACTGGGCTGAGTACACTATTCTTACTATGTGAATCAGTTTAGGGTCAGCGCACATTAGTGACTCAGACATACTGTGGTAGAAAGTATCATGTAAGATCGATTCGTCATTCAATTGTTTGGTCTGTGTGTTTCCTTGCTTATGCGTTCGTTTGACTGTCTTTTAATAGTACTTTAGAGAGATGCAAAATGTTTTGCTTTGGGTTGAATACCCTAGCTGTGACAAAAGACCACAGACCATGAAACACCAATTACAAAAAAACTAACTCAGACAACTAAACATTCGTTAAAGTCGCGTATTCAACTTTCTACTTCTCTTACTGAAGACTTGTCTGGATCATCATTGTGTTACACTTGCATGAGCAAAAATTCCAATAGCGTCAAATGTTTTTCAGCAGACGACCGTTTTTGAAAGGCCATGCGGGTGAGTAGTCTGCCCTTGGGTTGCTAATCGTAGCTTAAGGTGCGGAAGATGCAAACGTATGTCACTGCAGTAAAATAAGTCCCATTGAATTCGCTCAGAAATAAAGATTCGCACTCAGTCGTGGCCAATGTGGCTATACTCTGACTCAAGATCAACTTGGTCCTGTGTGTGTGGAGACCCCCTGGTGTGACTCAGAGTGTGGTACTCGTCATCGTCTTCTGCGCCGCGCTGTGCCTCATCCTGTTGGAAACAGTGAGAAGGATATGTTCTGATTGCATGTAATTCAAAAGCGCTGAAATAAGTGCTGTGGGCGTCAAGCTGAGCTTTTCAAGAAAGAGGCAAGTTGCccagcaacaaacaaataaagaatCGAACAATCGTGCGTGTTCcggtgcttgtgtgtgtgtacgtgtgtgtgtgtgtgtgtgtttgtgtgtgtgtgtgtgtgtgtgtgtgtgtgtgtgtgtgtgtgtgtgtgtgtgtgcgtgtgtgtgaggaaaaacaaaaattgttttaaTTGTTAATGTAATCTTATCAGCTGATTGTCAACAAGTCTCGACCATATCACATCACTTAGATGAGATAACATTATTTGTAGACGGGGTGCTTCGGATGTTGGGAGAGGTTTGGAATGTGAATTAGGGTTGACAGATAAGCGAAGAGAAGAAGAGCACATACGCCGATAGCTCAGCAAAAAAGCTTGTACTGTTTTACGTGTaattgtgtttttattgttgtcATTTTTACTTCTGCAAAATAAGTTATAAGTTAAGTATGATTAGTTGTGGATGGGCTTTCTCCATATCCTTCACTAATCAATAAAAGCATGACGTGCactatttaaaagaaaacataccTCATCAGATGATGGTTTTGCTAACGTTTTAGGCTTGGCAGCGGGCTTGGGCTTCTGCACCTGCGCATAGGCTGCTTCTTCCATTTCCGGCTCAGCGACCTTGACCTTCTTCGCTGTCTTGTTGACCTGAGCGTACACGTCAGCACCAGCATTGTTAGTGACAGCATCGGAGAGGCCAGAAGCGACATTCGTGGCCTTGTTTCGCGATGAACTCTTGTCGACAACAGCATACTCGTCGCTGCCTTCAGTCGTGTGAGCAGGGGAGGAGGCATTGGTGTTTGCTGACGATGCAGGGCCTTTCTGTGCTCTGGGTTTGTCCACCACTGCATACTCATCTTTCTGTGGCGCACGCGTGTTTCCGTTGCTGCCAAAGCCGATGTCTTCATATCCACCAGACCTGTTGCCCATCCCGCTTGCTTGGTAGCTAGGGACGTGCCTTGCTTTACCATCATCGGTTGTGTGTATATCAGCTTCAAGCGAATGAGACACGGCAGGATGTCCGTTATGTGAGTTGGGTGAAATCCGCAGAGCAATGGCGGAGGGCTTGTGGTCATTGCTGTGTGTGTCGTCTGGGTCTTGGCTTGTGATGTACATTGGATTGACGTGCTCTTCAAAGTCTGTGCcaagaaaaacacaaacatatgtgaccctccaccacgaaatgagtcgcatgtcacctcgcgctgctctgcgct from Littorina saxatilis isolate snail1 unplaced genomic scaffold, US_GU_Lsax_2.0 scaffold_809, whole genome shotgun sequence includes:
- the LOC138956488 gene encoding uncharacterized protein; the protein is MTITVSATSSPDVSLPTTKDSVDYTSPRTQEENDLPLGAIVGGIVAAVAVVIIVVVVVVVCVRRKRKQKPAGSAHGSSNDNATESNDFEEHVNPMYITSQDPDDTHSNDHKPSAIALRISPNSHNGHPAVSHSLEADIHTTDDGKARHVPSYQASGMGNRSGGYEDIGFGSNGNTRAPQKDEYAVVDKPRAQKGPASSANTNASSPAHTTEGSDEYAVVDKSSSRNKATNVASGLSDAVTNNAGADVYAQVNKTAKKVKVAEPEMEEAAYAQVQKPKPAAKPKTLAKPSSDEDEAQRGAEDDDEYHTLSHTRGSPHTQDQVDLESEYSHIGHD